The Kineothrix sp. IPX-CK genomic interval TTTGATACAGCAGTTTGGAATGTACCCGGTTTTGCTTCATCTTGAGGAATTCTACCCGGAGGATCATCGATATGTATCTGAAATTAAAAAACTTGGATATGATCCTCTTGTGTGCAGGATTGTCAATGAATCCGGAGCATATGGATTATTGGAGAAATTATCTCCGGATCTTGGGATCGGTTATTTAGCGGATGCTGAGAAGTGTGTGACATGGGTGGATAATATGCTTGATTTCTACGGGATGATTGGCTATGAGCGGACAATGGCAATACTGGACCGGATCATGGGGGCATTGGATCAGAATAAAGGAGAGGAGGAAGAATGCCATGGGCTTGCATAGATTTAAACCGGTTCCATCCGGACGGATGGGTGTATTATGGACGCTGGCAACAATCAGGGATGCCGCAGTGATTGAATTCGGGTGTATGGGACACATGCTGTATGCGGGAACATCTTTAAAACGCATAGGGATTCAGGATGCATGCAGGCTTTATTCCACGCATTTGAATGAGTCGGATATTTCTATGGGAGATACCTCGCGCCTGGAAAAGGTAATTGAGACCGTGATAAAGGAGATAAACCCGCGGGTTATTTTTCTTACACCTTCCGCGGTCCCGGAGGTGATCGGCATCGATCTGCACGGCTTTTGCAGACAGGTTCAGGCGAGATTTCCAGATAACCGGCTAATCGTATTGGGAAGCGGAGGTTTTGACAAGCAGCTGCATGACGGTGTGAGAGAAACGCTGACCACGCTGGTGAAAGAGCTGACCGGATCTGCCGGTCTGACTCCGAACAGAACATACAACCTGATTGGCTCCTGTGCGGACCTGTTTCGCTTTCAGGAAGACAAAGAAGAGCTGGTGCGCCTGCTTAGGGAGACATTTCAGATGGAACCTCTTTGTATTTTGTCGTCCGATACGGAAATTGCCGGAATAGAGCAGATGGGCTCTGCTCATATCAATTTGGTGATCCGCCGGGAAGGGAAGGAAGCAGCGCGGGAACTGTATAAAAGATTTGGGACGCCTTATGTATGCGGCAGACCATATGGCGTAAAGGGTACTACGGCGTGGCTGGAAGAAATTGCCGAGGTGATCGGATACGAAGGCAGCCGGGAGTTTATCCGGAAGGAGGAGCAGTTTGTATGGTCCAGATACCGTA includes:
- a CDS encoding nitrogenase component 1, which gives rise to MSGQWQYWTGSWGHWIRIKERRKNAMGLHRFKPVPSGRMGVLWTLATIRDAAVIEFGCMGHMLYAGTSLKRIGIQDACRLYSTHLNESDISMGDTSRLEKVIETVIKEINPRVIFLTPSAVPEVIGIDLHGFCRQVQARFPDNRLIVLGSGGFDKQLHDGVRETLTTLVKELTGSAGLTPNRTYNLIGSCADLFRFQEDKEELVRLLRETFQMEPLCILSSDTEIAGIEQMGSAHINLVIRREGKEAARELYKRFGTPYVCGRPYGVKGTTAWLEEIAEVIGYEGSREFIRKEEQFVWSRYRTVSPNFQRLLRSEPENLALSLGGHIDVVKGILEFGCTELSFPQARCWCDSPAMEEEGIPYLKEEEWIEIIEGHDKGLLMCSAEALEWGGKKTELQISNPDLKWRLYPFEPPFVGYRGALNLINLWINSCEA